One window of the Amycolatopsis mediterranei genome contains the following:
- a CDS encoding SDR family NAD(P)-dependent oxidoreductase, whose amino-acid sequence MSGTVLVLGGRSEIGLAVAKRLVSGDVRRFVLAARPGADLTAEVAALGEAGAEAVETAEFDADDLAAHGPFLEKVAAEHGPLETVVLAFGVLGDQARAEQDSAHAAAIVHTDYVAQVGVLTHAANLLRAQGHGRLVVFSSVAGVRVRRANYVYGSAKAGLDGFACGLADALHGSGVHLLLVRPGFVIGRMTEGMTPAPFSSTPDQVAEATVAALRRGRGVVWVPGLLRPVFFAMRLLPRAIWRKLPR is encoded by the coding sequence GTGAGCGGAACGGTGCTGGTACTGGGCGGACGCAGCGAAATCGGGTTGGCCGTGGCGAAACGCCTGGTCAGCGGGGATGTGCGTCGATTCGTGCTGGCCGCACGGCCGGGGGCGGACCTGACCGCGGAGGTCGCCGCGCTGGGCGAGGCCGGCGCCGAGGCGGTGGAGACGGCCGAGTTCGACGCCGACGACCTCGCCGCGCACGGTCCCTTCCTGGAGAAGGTGGCAGCTGAGCACGGGCCGCTCGAGACCGTCGTGCTCGCCTTCGGCGTCCTCGGCGACCAGGCGCGCGCCGAACAGGACAGCGCCCACGCCGCCGCGATCGTGCACACCGACTACGTCGCCCAGGTCGGCGTGCTCACCCACGCCGCGAACCTGCTGCGCGCGCAGGGGCACGGCCGGCTCGTCGTGTTCTCCTCGGTGGCCGGGGTGCGGGTGCGCCGCGCGAACTACGTATACGGCTCGGCCAAAGCCGGCCTCGACGGCTTCGCGTGCGGGCTCGCCGACGCGCTGCACGGCTCCGGCGTCCACCTCCTGCTCGTCCGCCCCGGCTTCGTGATCGGCCGGATGACCGAAGGCATGACGCCGGCGCCGTTCTCCAGCACCCCGGACCAGGTGGCCGAGGCGACGGTCGCCGCGCTGCGCCGCGGCCGCGGGGTCGTCTGGGTGCCCGGACTGCTCCGTCCGGTCTTCTTCGCGATGCGCCTGCTGCCGCGCGCGATCTGGCGCAAACTGCCGCGGTGA
- a CDS encoding sigma-70 family RNA polymerase sigma factor: MGHAQDFETLVERHRREIQVHCYRMLGSLADAEDLAQETFLRAWKGRDGFEGRASVRTWLYRIATNACLDVLARRPRRVLPDQLGPAGEPAGSIAAADLPWLEPYPDRLLDGAAPGGTDDPGAAVVERETIELAYLAAVQYLPPRQRATLILRDVLGWSAKETAALLETSVASANSALQRARATLRERLPARRAEWTVGDPTAEEAALLKRFIAAYEAGDPAAVARLLHEDAQAIMPPYTLWFGNRASIIRALSLSMDPASPDCVGRFRMLPVRANRQPAVATYLRRPNEHDHRWFGVTLLTIEGGSITAMAAFESVTAAAWGLPETWPEEHDDHRSPGKMQSGA, encoded by the coding sequence GTGGGGCACGCACAGGATTTCGAGACGCTCGTCGAACGGCACCGCCGGGAGATCCAGGTGCACTGCTACCGGATGCTCGGTTCGCTGGCCGACGCCGAAGACCTCGCGCAGGAGACGTTCCTGCGCGCGTGGAAGGGCCGCGACGGGTTCGAGGGCCGGGCGAGCGTGCGCACCTGGCTCTACCGGATCGCCACGAACGCGTGCCTCGACGTCCTCGCCCGCCGTCCGCGGCGGGTGCTGCCCGACCAGCTCGGCCCGGCCGGGGAGCCGGCCGGCTCGATCGCGGCCGCCGACCTGCCGTGGCTCGAGCCGTACCCGGACCGGCTGCTCGACGGCGCGGCTCCCGGCGGAACCGACGATCCGGGCGCCGCCGTGGTCGAGCGGGAGACCATCGAGCTCGCCTACCTCGCCGCCGTCCAGTACCTGCCGCCGCGCCAGCGGGCGACGCTGATCCTGCGGGACGTGCTCGGCTGGTCGGCGAAGGAGACGGCGGCGCTGCTGGAGACGAGCGTGGCGTCGGCGAACAGCGCGCTCCAGCGGGCTCGCGCGACGTTGCGTGAGCGGTTGCCCGCGCGGCGTGCAGAGTGGACGGTCGGCGATCCGACGGCCGAGGAAGCGGCGCTGCTCAAGCGGTTCATCGCCGCGTACGAAGCCGGTGACCCGGCCGCGGTCGCCCGGCTGCTGCACGAAGACGCCCAGGCGATCATGCCGCCGTACACGCTGTGGTTCGGCAACCGCGCTTCGATCATCCGGGCGCTTTCGCTGTCGATGGACCCGGCGTCACCGGACTGTGTCGGACGGTTCCGGATGCTGCCCGTGCGCGCCAACCGCCAGCCCGCGGTGGCCACTTACCTGCGACGCCCGAATGAGCACGATCACCGGTGGTTCGGGGTCACCCTCCTCACGATCGAGGGCGGGTCGATCACGGCGATGGCCGCGTTCGAGTCGGTCACGGCGGCGGCGTGGGGCCTGCCGGAGACGTGGCCGGAAGAGCACGATGACCACCGGTCCCCGGGAAAGATGCAAAGCGGCGCATAG
- a CDS encoding WhiB family transcriptional regulator produces the protein MEATMTGWAELAACKDEDPELFFPISEVGPGARQTAQAKAVCARCPVRAECLGYALDNGLDHGVFGGSTADERRRLVRTAPQRHRAA, from the coding sequence ATGGAAGCCACGATGACGGGCTGGGCGGAACTCGCGGCCTGCAAGGACGAGGACCCGGAACTGTTCTTCCCGATCTCCGAGGTCGGCCCCGGCGCCCGGCAGACGGCGCAGGCGAAGGCCGTGTGCGCGCGCTGCCCCGTGCGCGCCGAATGCCTCGGCTACGCGCTCGACAACGGCCTCGACCACGGCGTCTTCGGCGGCAGCACCGCGGACGAACGACGCCGGCTGGTGCGCACCGCACCACAGCGGCACCGAGCAGCCTGA
- a CDS encoding RNA polymerase sigma factor, translating into MCGHDEFDAFFRADFPALVAFLCKAGFEVETARDVAAEAMLHALEAWPIVEDPRAWVRRVAGRLIDAAGDVRADWTLAGDPRDDEELAELVEQHAGLIELLAALPGKQRMVLAWSLDGFTPSQIAEALRIAPATVRSTLRHVRERLRRLRATRPGDQQDRKR; encoded by the coding sequence GTGTGCGGTCATGACGAGTTCGACGCGTTCTTCCGCGCCGACTTCCCGGCTCTCGTGGCGTTCCTCTGCAAAGCCGGGTTCGAGGTCGAGACGGCCCGCGACGTCGCCGCCGAGGCGATGCTGCACGCGCTGGAGGCGTGGCCGATCGTCGAGGACCCGCGGGCCTGGGTGCGCCGGGTCGCCGGGCGGCTGATCGACGCCGCGGGCGACGTGCGGGCGGACTGGACCCTGGCCGGCGATCCGCGGGACGACGAGGAGCTCGCCGAGCTGGTCGAGCAGCACGCGGGGCTCATCGAGCTGCTCGCCGCCCTCCCGGGCAAGCAGCGGATGGTGCTGGCGTGGTCGCTCGACGGGTTCACGCCCTCGCAGATCGCGGAGGCGCTCCGGATCGCCCCCGCGACCGTCCGCTCCACCCTCCGCCACGTGCGCGAACGCCTCAGGCGACTCCGGGCCACCAGGCCCGGTGACCAGCAGGACAGGAAAAGGTGA
- a CDS encoding sigma-70 family RNA polymerase sigma factor: MAATPPPETFPPHWRRHDEPVAAAIAGDETAIARLLATVRPLVVRYCRARVGRHERSFTSADDVAQEVCLAVLTALPSYHDQGRPFLAFVYGIAQHKVADAHRAAARNRTDPVPEVPDGVSESVGPEQRALRFELNERLARLLDILPAKQREIVVLRVVVGLSAEETAAAVGSTPGAVRVAQHRALGRLRRLLTGEET; this comes from the coding sequence ATCGCCGCGACCCCGCCCCCGGAGACGTTCCCCCCGCACTGGCGGCGCCACGACGAGCCGGTCGCCGCCGCGATCGCCGGCGACGAGACCGCGATCGCGCGCCTGCTCGCCACCGTCCGGCCGCTGGTGGTGCGCTACTGCCGGGCCCGCGTCGGCCGGCACGAGCGCTCGTTCACTTCGGCGGACGACGTCGCCCAGGAGGTCTGCCTCGCCGTGCTCACCGCACTGCCGTCCTACCACGACCAGGGGCGCCCGTTCCTGGCGTTCGTCTACGGCATCGCCCAGCACAAGGTGGCCGACGCCCACCGCGCCGCGGCCCGCAACCGCACCGACCCGGTGCCGGAGGTCCCCGACGGCGTCAGCGAGTCCGTCGGCCCGGAGCAGCGTGCGCTGCGGTTCGAGCTGAACGAGCGGCTGGCCCGGCTGCTGGACATCCTGCCCGCGAAGCAGCGGGAGATCGTCGTGCTGCGGGTGGTGGTCGGGCTGTCGGCGGAAGAGACGGCCGCGGCGGTCGGGTCCACGCCCGGGGCGGTGCGCGTGGCCCAGCACCGCGCTTTGGGCCGCCTGCGCCGGCTGCTCACCGGCGAAGAGACTTAG
- a CDS encoding LysR family transcriptional regulator, producing the protein MLDPRLCRSFLAVAETRSFTAAARRLGVGQPTVSQHVRRLERDSGGLLFARDTHTVELTARGQAMLAFAQTVVDTEERAERHFRGAELRGRVRFGVSEDFALGELPEILHRLRRSHPLVDVELTVELSDVLTRRLRSGQLDLVLGKRRPGAHHGRLLWREPLVWIGSAATLLEPGRPVPLVQYPMPSITRQLAVECLERAGLEWRAACQTSSLTGLRAAAAAGLGVTLHARSLIPADLIELDGLPEPGDIEFMLLARESMEGPAAALAEFVLERVRR; encoded by the coding sequence GTGCTGGACCCCCGCCTGTGCCGTTCGTTCCTCGCCGTCGCCGAGACGCGCAGCTTCACCGCGGCCGCCCGGCGGCTGGGGGTCGGCCAGCCGACGGTCAGCCAGCACGTGCGGCGGCTCGAGCGCGACTCCGGCGGGCTGCTGTTCGCCCGCGACACCCACACCGTCGAGCTCACCGCGCGCGGGCAGGCGATGCTCGCGTTCGCGCAGACCGTCGTCGACACTGAAGAGCGCGCGGAGCGGCACTTCCGCGGCGCCGAACTGCGCGGCCGGGTGCGCTTCGGCGTCTCCGAGGACTTCGCGCTGGGCGAGCTGCCGGAGATCCTGCACCGGCTGCGCCGCAGTCACCCGCTGGTGGACGTCGAGCTGACCGTCGAGCTGTCGGACGTCCTGACCCGGCGGCTGCGGTCCGGGCAGCTCGACCTGGTGCTGGGCAAACGCCGCCCGGGCGCGCACCACGGCCGGTTGCTCTGGCGGGAGCCGCTGGTCTGGATCGGGTCGGCCGCCACCCTGCTGGAGCCGGGCCGGCCGGTGCCGCTGGTGCAGTACCCGATGCCGTCGATCACGCGGCAGCTGGCGGTGGAGTGCCTCGAGCGGGCCGGTCTCGAGTGGCGCGCGGCGTGCCAGACGTCGAGCCTCACCGGCCTGCGCGCCGCGGCGGCGGCCGGCCTGGGCGTCACCCTGCACGCGCGCAGCCTGATCCCGGCCGACCTGATCGAGCTCGACGGCCTGCCGGAGCCCGGCGACATCGAGTTCATGCTGCTGGCCCGGGAGTCGATGGAAGGCCCGGCGGCGGCACTCGCGGAATTCGTCCTGGAGCGCGTCCGGCGCTAA